DNA from Nitrososphaerota archaeon:
AGGTATCTTACCGGATGTCCAGATACTTGACCTCATCCTGAGGCGCGTGAGGGAGCTTAAGAGAGGTAGGTGATCTGTATGGAGTATTTGCTGAAGAACGGTTATGTGGTCGATCCGGCGAATAAGATAGATTGTGAACGCAAGGATATAGCTATCAAAGACGGCAAGATCGTGGAGTCTGTGGATGAATCAAGAGCCAAGGTGATTGATGTAAAAGATATGCTGGTTATGCCTGGTGGCGTAGACCTCCACTCACACATCGCTGGCTCAAAAGTGAATATAGGTAGGCTCTTCAGACCCGAAGACCACTATAAGGACTATGAGGTTAAGAGCGGCGTTAAGCGCTCAGGTGTAGGCCATTCTGTGCCATCGGTCTTCACAACAGGCTACAGATACGCCATCCTAGGCTACACAACCGTCTTTGAACCAGCAACACCGCCTCTGAAGACGGTTCACACACACGACGAGTTGAACGATATACCTATAGTAGATAAAGCCTGCTTCCCGCTCTTCGGAAACAACTGGTTCGTCATGGAGTATATTAGGGATGGTAAGTTAGAGGAGTGCGCAGCATACATCGCTTGGCTTATGCGCAGCATAAGAGGCTACGCGATCAAAGTTGTGGACCCAGGTGGTGTAGAAGCTTGGAAGTGGGGTGGGACGGTTCAAGACTTTGACCAAGAGGTTCCTAGGTTCGGAATTACTCCCAGAGAAATCGTTAGGGGGTTGGTTAAGGTCAACAAGATGCTTGGGCTACCACACCCGATCCACGTGCACGCAAATCAGCTAGGTGTGCCTGGAAACTATAAAACCACTTTGAGAACGCTTGATGCTGTCAAGGATCTTGCTGCTGGTGATAAGCCAGTTATACATCTAACGCACGTGCAATTTAATGCCTACGGTGGTGTGGATTATCTATCTATTTCTTCTCGCGCTGATGCCATCGCTGATTATGTGAACAAGAATCAGCACGTGACGATAGACATCGGTCAAGTGATATTTGGAGATACGACAACTATGACCGCAGACGGGCCGTTTGAGTATAAGCTCTTCACTCTACTTAGGGGTAAGTGGGCTAATGCTGATGTCGAAGTGGAGACTGGTGCTGGTGTGGTGCCCATAACCTACAGTAGATCAAACTACGTGCATGCTGTAATGTGGTGCATAGGTTTGGAGTTGGCTCTGCTTATCAATGATCCTTGGCGTGTCTTCATAACTACAGACCACCCCAACGGCGGGCCGTTCACAGAATATCCAAGGGTCTTTTCTTGGCTTATGAGTAAGAAGGCTAGAGATAGGGTTCTGAAGAGGCTCCCTAGGTTAGCACGTGCAAGGACGAACCTCAAGGATATAGATAGGGAGTACACCTTCTATGAGCTAGCGATTTCAACTAGGGCTGCGACGGCAAAGATCCTTGGTTTAAGTAACAAAGGTCATCTTGGTGTGGGTGCTGATGCTGACATCGCTGTTTACAATATAAACCCCAAGGAGGTCAACCCCTCGGTTGATTATAAGCTGGTGAGGCAAGCTTTCTCACGCGCCTACCTAACTATGAAAGACGGCGAGATCGTTGTGAAGGACGGTGAAATAGTCGCAGCACCTGTTGGGCGAACCTACTGGGTGAACACAAAGGCGCCGAAGGATGTAGAGGATGTTGTAATACCAGAGGTGCAGAAGTTGTTCGAAGACTACTACACTGTCAGATTCGAAAACTACTACATACCAGAATCATACCTAGCCTGCTCAGCACCTATTGAGCCGCTTGAGCCAGCGGGGTGAACGATATGGCTGAGCTGAAGTTAAAGATCAAAGCGCAGCCTCCGACACCTATTGAAGGTGAGGTGCTTACACCAGATAACCTAGCGGGCAGATCTGTCAACGAGATACTCAATCTCGAAACTTGGAGGGGGAATAGGCGAGTCAAGCTTTCAGAGCTCTTCACGGTAGAGGGTGAATCCGCATCTAACCCCTCTGACCTACACATCATCTTAGAAGGTGATCTTAGGAAGGTTAGGCATATAGGTGCGCGGATGTCGGCTGGTAAGATCACGATCAACGGCCCAGTCGGCACGTTTGTCGGCTTTGAGATGAGCGGCGGTACTATTGTGGTTAATGGCGATGCTGACGCCTTCTTGGGGATGGGCATGAGTGGCGGTGTAATAGAGGTTAATGGTAACGCTGGCGACGCCGTAGGCTCAGGTTACTGGGGTACACGGTGCGGCATGAGAGGTGGGCTTATAGTCGTCAAGGGAAATGTGGGTGCTGAGTTAGGATGCTGGATGAAGGACGGAACCATAAAGGTAGGAGGAAATGCTGACGTATTCGCTGGTGTGAGGATGCAGGGCGGGACAATCTTTGTAGCTGGTGATGCTGGTGCTAAACTCGGTGCAGCTATGACAAATGGTAAGATCGTTGTGCTAGGTAATGTTCCAAATATCCTACCAAGCTTCCACATAGATGAGATCAGACCGAATACCAAGGTAGATGGAGATAAGATCCAAGGACCATTCTACGTCTTCTACGGCGACATAACCGAGGGTGGAAACGGTAAGCTCTTTATATCAGTTGGGAAAAATCCGCATCTGAAGTATCGTGAAGCATACATACTCTAGAGAGGCGGAAGTGTGTTGGTTAGTGTGAATGCGTGCGCACTGAACGTCTTCCAAAGGATGATTGCGGAGAAAGAGGCTATCGATGTAGCGGTTGAGGTTATGGAGAACGGCTCCACTGTTGTCGATGCTGGTGTAAAAGTGAAAGGCGGCTTTGCAGCAGGTAAGTATCTGACCGAACTCTGCCTCGCTGGTCTTGGTAGTGTAACCCTAGGTTCAGCAGACTACGATGGTGTCGAGCTGCCCACGATCTATGTCCACGTAGATAGACCCGCGATCGTGCTCCTCGGCTCACAGTTCGCAGGCTGGAGGATCTCGGTTGGGAAATATTTTGCGATGGGCTCAGGTCCAGGGAGAGCGCTGGCCCTGAAACCTAAAGAGCTCTACGAGAAGATCGCCTACAAAGACACCTGTGATAAAGCTGTTTTGGTGCTTGAGGCTGATAATCTACCCACAGTAGAGGCGCTGAACTACATTGCTCAAAGCTGTGGTGTAGATCCAAAGAATCTGTATGTTGCTGTTGCACCAACTTCAAGCATAGCGGGTTCTGTGCAGATCTCAGGTAGGATTGTTGAGACGGGTCTGCATAAGCTGACCGACTTAGGCTTTGATCCGAAGAAGGTGCTGTATGGCTCGGGGAGGGCGCCTATAGCGCCTTCGCATCCTAAGTTCGCTCAAGCCATGGGTAGAACTAATGATATGCTGCTCTACGCTGGGGCAACGTACTTTGAGGTAGCGTGCGATACAGATGATGAGATAAAGGAGTTCGTTAAAAAGGTCCCCTCCTCCTGTTCTCCAGCCTACGGAAGACCATTCTACGAGATCTTTAAGGAGGCTAACTACGACTTCTACAAAATAGATCCAGCTCTCTTCGCTCCGGCTCTAATAACTGTGAATAACATCAAGACAGGCTCCACCATGACTGCTGGTCGCCTTAATATAGATGTCCTTAAAAAGTCCATTGGGCTAATCTCGTAAGGCGCTACTCTTGAGGGTAGGTATACTTACGAGGAACGCTGAGGCTTGGTGCTCAACCCAGCTTAGAAGAGCTTTCATTAACTTAGGTGCTGAAGTAGAGTGCTTCTGGTTCACAGACCTAGTCTCCAGAATCGCATTTGGACCTATAGTGCAGCGTGATAGTAAGGTCGATCTTGCCTCGCATTTAGATGCGCTTCTCGTAAGACCGATTGGAAGGGGCTCGCTTGACGAAATACTCTATAGGGTTAATACTCTCCATAGGTTGAGTGAAGCCGGTCTTAACATCGTAAACCCTCCTAGGGCTATTGAGCGGTGTGTGGACAAATACTACGCTCTCTCCATTCTTCAAGCAAACGGCATAAAGGTTCCTAAGACGGTAGTTACGGAGAACCCGGATCTAGCGCTTGAAGCTTTCTCTGAGCTCGGTGGGGACATTATACTAAAGCCCATCTTCGGATCAAGAGGTATGGGTATAACTAGGATCTCTGACTACGAGGTTGCGCGGAGAGTGTTCAACCTCCTTCACTACCACCACTTCGTCCTATACCTCCAAGAATACATACCACACGGAAGAAGCGACATAAGAGCCTTCGTGGTAGGCGATAGGGTAATAGCAGCCATGTATAGGAGGGCAAGGGGTTGGAAGACGAATGTAAGCCAAGGCGCTAAACCAGTAGCCACCAAACTTTTGGCTGAGCAAGAGGAGCTAGCGATCAAGGCTGCGAATATAATGGGCTGCAAAGTAGCTGGAGTAGACATTTTAGAGTCGAAGGATGGTAGGTATATAACTGAGATAAACAGCCAACCCGGATTCAGGGGTCTTCAGTCTGTGAGTCAAATAAACATAGCTGAAGAGATAGCAAGGTATATGATCGCTAACGCTAAGAAAGGGGTTCTGGCTGAGGAACACACAACAAAGATATGAAGCGCGTAGAAATCATAGGTGTAGAAGGGCTGCCTGAAATAAAACAAGGCGACGACCTCCCAGCACTCATCTACCAATCTACGCTTCAGCAAGGAATTACCCTGCAAGACGGAGACATCATTGTGGTTTCGCAGAAGATAGTCTCCAAAGCCGAGGGTAGAGTCGTTGACTTGAGCGG
Protein-coding regions in this window:
- a CDS encoding formylmethanofuran dehydrogenase subunit A, with product MEYLLKNGYVVDPANKIDCERKDIAIKDGKIVESVDESRAKVIDVKDMLVMPGGVDLHSHIAGSKVNIGRLFRPEDHYKDYEVKSGVKRSGVGHSVPSVFTTGYRYAILGYTTVFEPATPPLKTVHTHDELNDIPIVDKACFPLFGNNWFVMEYIRDGKLEECAAYIAWLMRSIRGYAIKVVDPGGVEAWKWGGTVQDFDQEVPRFGITPREIVRGLVKVNKMLGLPHPIHVHANQLGVPGNYKTTLRTLDAVKDLAAGDKPVIHLTHVQFNAYGGVDYLSISSRADAIADYVNKNQHVTIDIGQVIFGDTTTMTADGPFEYKLFTLLRGKWANADVEVETGAGVVPITYSRSNYVHAVMWCIGLELALLINDPWRVFITTDHPNGGPFTEYPRVFSWLMSKKARDRVLKRLPRLARARTNLKDIDREYTFYELAISTRAATAKILGLSNKGHLGVGADADIAVYNINPKEVNPSVDYKLVRQAFSRAYLTMKDGEIVVKDGEIVAAPVGRTYWVNTKAPKDVEDVVIPEVQKLFEDYYTVRFENYYIPESYLACSAPIEPLEPAG
- a CDS encoding methenyltetrahydromethanopterin cyclohydrolase, producing MVSVNACALNVFQRMIAEKEAIDVAVEVMENGSTVVDAGVKVKGGFAAGKYLTELCLAGLGSVTLGSADYDGVELPTIYVHVDRPAIVLLGSQFAGWRISVGKYFAMGSGPGRALALKPKELYEKIAYKDTCDKAVLVLEADNLPTVEALNYIAQSCGVDPKNLYVAVAPTSSIAGSVQISGRIVETGLHKLTDLGFDPKKVLYGSGRAPIAPSHPKFAQAMGRTNDMLLYAGATYFEVACDTDDEIKEFVKKVPSSCSPAYGRPFYEIFKEANYDFYKIDPALFAPALITVNNIKTGSTMTAGRLNIDVLKKSIGLIS
- a CDS encoding formylmethanofuran dehydrogenase subunit C encodes the protein MAELKLKIKAQPPTPIEGEVLTPDNLAGRSVNEILNLETWRGNRRVKLSELFTVEGESASNPSDLHIILEGDLRKVRHIGARMSAGKITINGPVGTFVGFEMSGGTIVVNGDADAFLGMGMSGGVIEVNGNAGDAVGSGYWGTRCGMRGGLIVVKGNVGAELGCWMKDGTIKVGGNADVFAGVRMQGGTIFVAGDAGAKLGAAMTNGKIVVLGNVPNILPSFHIDEIRPNTKVDGDKIQGPFYVFYGDITEGGNGKLFISVGKNPHLKYREAYIL
- a CDS encoding RimK family alpha-L-glutamate ligase; translation: MRVGILTRNAEAWCSTQLRRAFINLGAEVECFWFTDLVSRIAFGPIVQRDSKVDLASHLDALLVRPIGRGSLDEILYRVNTLHRLSEAGLNIVNPPRAIERCVDKYYALSILQANGIKVPKTVVTENPDLALEAFSELGGDIILKPIFGSRGMGITRISDYEVARRVFNLLHYHHFVLYLQEYIPHGRSDIRAFVVGDRVIAAMYRRARGWKTNVSQGAKPVATKLLAEQEELAIKAANIMGCKVAGVDILESKDGRYITEINSQPGFRGLQSVSQINIAEEIARYMIANAKKGVLAEEHTTKI